A region of uncultured Carboxylicivirga sp. DNA encodes the following proteins:
- a CDS encoding aminotransferase class III-fold pyridoxal phosphate-dependent enzyme, which yields MKLFDVYPLFDITPVKGLDCYVWDDQGNKYLDLYGGHAVISIGHSHPHYIERITDQVNKIGFYSNSVQNPLQKELAEKLGEASGMPDYQLFLCNSGAEANENALKLASFKTGRSKIISFKKGFHGRTSGAVAITDNPKIVAPFNADHQKEILPLNDLEAVEKSLSKNDVAAVIIEGIQGIGGIVIPDAGFMEGLEKLCKKHGTMLILDEIQSGYGRSGKFFAFQYGSIKPDMVTMAKGMGNGFPVGGVLISPDIEPSYGLLGTTFGGNHLACAASLAVLEVIKEEKLVVNSFEQGKLLKNELIKTNKFKEVRGVGLMIGVELTTEVSKLRSGLLRKNHIFTGVSGTNTMRLLPPLTLKRSHVDYFLNSLGDAIESG from the coding sequence ATGAAACTTTTCGACGTTTATCCGTTGTTTGATATTACTCCTGTTAAAGGTTTAGACTGCTATGTGTGGGATGATCAGGGAAATAAATATCTTGATTTATACGGTGGTCATGCTGTTATTTCAATTGGACATAGTCACCCTCATTATATAGAACGCATAACAGATCAGGTTAATAAGATTGGTTTTTACAGTAATTCTGTTCAGAATCCTTTACAGAAGGAATTAGCAGAAAAGCTTGGCGAAGCTTCTGGTATGCCTGACTATCAATTGTTTTTGTGTAATTCAGGAGCTGAGGCAAACGAAAATGCCTTAAAACTTGCCTCTTTTAAAACAGGACGAAGTAAGATTATATCTTTCAAAAAAGGTTTTCATGGTCGTACTTCAGGTGCTGTTGCTATAACTGACAATCCAAAGATTGTCGCTCCGTTTAATGCAGATCATCAGAAGGAAATTTTACCATTGAATGATTTAGAAGCAGTTGAAAAATCTCTTTCAAAAAATGATGTTGCAGCGGTAATAATAGAGGGTATTCAGGGTATTGGGGGTATTGTGATACCGGATGCAGGTTTTATGGAAGGATTGGAAAAGTTATGTAAAAAACATGGAACAATGCTTATTCTCGATGAGATTCAATCGGGGTATGGCAGAAGTGGAAAGTTTTTTGCCTTTCAATATGGCAGTATAAAGCCAGATATGGTAACCATGGCCAAAGGTATGGGTAATGGTTTTCCTGTTGGTGGGGTATTAATTTCTCCGGACATTGAGCCAAGTTATGGACTTCTGGGAACAACTTTTGGGGGAAATCACCTTGCCTGTGCAGCATCCTTAGCTGTTTTGGAAGTTATTAAGGAAGAAAAACTGGTTGTAAACAGTTTTGAGCAAGGAAAATTATTAAAAAATGAACTTATCAAAACCAATAAATTTAAGGAAGTTAGAGGTGTTGGTTTGATGATAGGTGTTGAACTTACTACCGAGGTAAGTAAATTAAGGAGTGGATTATTAAGAAAAAATCATATTTTTACTGGCGTTTCCGGCACAAATACAATGAGGTTATTACCTCCTCTAACACTCAAGAGGAGTCACGTAGACTATTTTTTGAATAGCCTGGGTGATGCTATTGAAAGTGGTTAA